A genomic window from Luteolibacter sp. LG18 includes:
- a CDS encoding Dabb family protein has translation MFIHSAIFWLRKDLTPSEIATFDEEIRRLASLPYLERGHVGTPAATEVRAVTDHSFSYATSLHFKSLEDHDFYQKECPDHARFVATCRTFWERVVIYDLAPLA, from the coding sequence ATGTTCATCCACAGCGCCATTTTCTGGCTCCGCAAGGACCTCACTCCCTCCGAGATTGCCACGTTCGACGAGGAGATCCGACGCCTTGCCAGCCTTCCTTATCTGGAACGGGGCCATGTGGGAACCCCGGCGGCCACCGAGGTGCGCGCCGTCACCGATCATTCCTTCAGCTACGCGACCTCGCTGCATTTCAAATCCCTCGAGGATCACGATTTCTATCAGAAGGAATGTCCGGATCACGCCCGCTTCGTGGCCACCTGCCGGACATTCTGGGAGCGCGTCGTCATTTACGATCTCGCTCCTTTGGCGTGA
- a CDS encoding DNA-binding transcriptional regulator — translation MRGKASDHGKPKQKNVLLALGWHDHRLLNGIASYATEHNWHISAASITKELTIPWGWEGDGVLAWLAGSDELCEFVRSLKKPTVDFSLRRANLPFAHVAQDHLACATMAAEHFLRRGFRNFMFYSDSDNWTFEERGTGFVKALAAEGYGCEWLKWHRHKHYRQGRGEWSSRRAWLTTQLRKAEKPLAVFTANGTLAVEVLEVCEHAEIQIPRDVALIGIEDDLLLPQSTQRPITSVEPNFEELGYQGSAWLDRLMRGGALPAAPVRVAPSRIISRQSTDITAVSHEGLAKALRFIAGQFHDSIDIDQVARHSGMSRRGLHQAFVDHLGMTPGEHLRSTRIENAKRLLCETDQKVESVAAGSGYPSVNSFFIAFRQAAGTTPAEYRKLARRGR, via the coding sequence ATGCGAGGAAAAGCGTCGGACCACGGGAAGCCGAAACAGAAGAACGTGCTCCTTGCCCTGGGCTGGCACGATCACCGGCTGCTCAACGGCATCGCCTCCTACGCCACCGAGCACAACTGGCACATCTCCGCCGCGAGCATCACCAAGGAGCTGACCATTCCCTGGGGCTGGGAAGGCGATGGCGTCCTGGCCTGGCTGGCCGGCAGCGACGAACTCTGCGAGTTCGTGCGGTCCCTGAAGAAGCCCACCGTCGATTTCAGCCTCCGCCGCGCCAATCTCCCCTTCGCCCACGTGGCCCAGGACCACCTCGCCTGTGCCACCATGGCCGCCGAACATTTCCTTCGCCGCGGCTTCCGGAATTTCATGTTCTACAGCGACTCGGACAACTGGACGTTCGAGGAACGCGGCACCGGTTTCGTGAAGGCGCTCGCCGCCGAGGGCTACGGCTGCGAATGGCTGAAGTGGCACCGCCACAAGCACTACCGCCAGGGCCGCGGCGAATGGAGCAGCCGCCGGGCGTGGCTCACCACCCAGCTCCGCAAGGCGGAGAAGCCGCTGGCCGTGTTCACCGCCAATGGCACCCTCGCGGTCGAGGTACTGGAGGTCTGCGAGCACGCCGAGATCCAGATCCCCCGGGATGTGGCCCTGATCGGCATCGAGGACGATCTGCTCCTCCCCCAGTCCACCCAGCGCCCGATCACCTCCGTCGAACCGAACTTCGAGGAACTGGGCTACCAAGGCTCGGCCTGGCTGGACCGCCTGATGCGTGGCGGAGCACTGCCCGCCGCCCCGGTGAGAGTGGCCCCCTCCCGGATCATCTCCCGGCAGAGCACGGACATCACCGCCGTGAGCCACGAAGGCCTGGCCAAGGCCCTGCGTTTCATCGCCGGACAGTTCCACGACTCCATCGACATCGACCAGGTGGCGCGGCACTCGGGCATGTCACGCCGCGGGCTACACCAGGCCTTCGTCGACCACCTCGGCATGACGCCCGGCGAACACCTGCGCTCGACCCGCATCGAGAACGCGAAGCGGCTGCTTTGTGAAACCGACCAGAAAGTGGAATCCGTCGCCGCCGGCAGCGGCTACCCCAGCGTGAACAGTTTCTTCATCGCCTTCCGCCAGGCCGCCGGCACCACCCCCGCGGAATACCGGAAGCTCGCCCGGCGCGGCCGGTGA
- a CDS encoding pectinesterase family protein — translation MLPSSQAAPEPVAKPVRIVLVGDSTVTDNAGWGLGFKQFLTDKAGCANTAQGGRSSKSFRDEGRWTKALELKGNYYLIQFGHNNEPGKPGRSTDMPTFVSDMAAYVDEARAAGAIPVLVTPLVRRQWDREHPGKIKSSLEPYAAEVRKIARDKRVPLVDLHARSLALCESLGPDKCLEFSPTKSGTDGAPAYDGTHLNEKGHVLFGRLVAEELRKTVPALTPLLRATPVNDLPKTAESTYDAVVSADGSGTHTTVRDAVNSAPDNGSKPFRILIKPGRYEGPLLIPSAKRSLQFIGEELENTVLTYAKNVKEPEPGGTPMFAGIGVVIQAPDFTAERITFENTSGDHGQALALRVDADRATFRNCRMLGWQDTLMANKGRQYYQNCTIEGRVDFIYGDATAVFDHCTIHSKNGGYVTAASTPAQQAYGFVFFDCKLTGDDIPWNSGNPGETPRSMKKPNAALGRPWRPNASVIYVRCEMGDHIQPEGWNNWGNAANEATARYSEVDCTGPGASTAARVAWVKKLTDSEIANLTVAKILAGTDAWAPQDSAGGSLR, via the coding sequence ATGCTTCCCAGTTCCCAAGCCGCACCGGAGCCGGTGGCAAAGCCGGTCCGGATCGTCCTCGTCGGGGACTCCACCGTCACCGACAACGCCGGCTGGGGTCTCGGCTTCAAGCAATTCCTCACCGACAAGGCCGGGTGCGCGAACACGGCCCAGGGCGGCCGCAGTTCGAAGAGCTTCCGCGACGAAGGCCGCTGGACCAAGGCGCTCGAACTGAAGGGAAACTACTACCTCATCCAGTTCGGACACAACAACGAGCCCGGGAAGCCGGGACGCTCCACGGACATGCCGACCTTCGTCAGCGACATGGCCGCCTACGTCGATGAAGCGCGGGCCGCCGGGGCGATCCCCGTGCTCGTCACTCCCCTCGTCCGCCGCCAGTGGGATCGCGAGCATCCGGGGAAGATCAAGTCGAGCCTGGAACCCTACGCCGCCGAGGTGCGCAAAATCGCGAGGGACAAGCGCGTACCACTGGTCGACCTCCATGCCCGCAGCCTGGCGTTGTGCGAATCCCTCGGGCCGGACAAGTGCCTGGAGTTCAGCCCGACGAAATCAGGCACCGACGGTGCCCCCGCCTACGATGGCACCCATCTGAATGAAAAGGGTCACGTGCTGTTCGGCCGCCTCGTCGCCGAGGAACTCCGCAAGACCGTCCCCGCGCTCACGCCGCTCCTGCGGGCCACCCCGGTGAACGACCTGCCGAAGACGGCGGAGTCCACCTACGATGCGGTGGTGTCCGCCGATGGCTCCGGCACCCACACCACGGTGCGGGATGCCGTGAACTCCGCGCCGGACAATGGCTCCAAGCCCTTCCGCATCCTGATCAAGCCCGGCCGCTATGAAGGCCCGCTGCTGATCCCATCGGCCAAGCGTTCCCTCCAGTTCATCGGCGAGGAGCTGGAGAACACCGTGCTCACCTACGCGAAGAACGTGAAGGAACCGGAACCCGGTGGCACCCCGATGTTCGCCGGCATCGGCGTGGTCATCCAGGCCCCCGATTTCACCGCCGAGCGCATCACCTTCGAAAACACCTCGGGAGACCACGGCCAGGCACTCGCCCTCCGCGTGGATGCCGACCGCGCCACCTTCCGCAACTGCCGCATGCTCGGCTGGCAGGACACCCTGATGGCGAACAAGGGCCGCCAGTATTACCAGAACTGCACCATCGAGGGCCGCGTCGATTTCATCTATGGCGATGCCACCGCCGTCTTCGACCACTGCACGATCCACAGCAAGAACGGCGGCTACGTCACCGCGGCGAGCACGCCCGCCCAGCAGGCCTACGGCTTCGTCTTCTTCGATTGCAAGCTGACCGGCGATGACATTCCGTGGAACTCCGGCAACCCGGGTGAAACGCCGCGCTCCATGAAAAAGCCCAATGCGGCGCTGGGCCGCCCGTGGCGCCCCAATGCCAGCGTGATCTACGTCCGCTGCGAGATGGGCGACCACATCCAGCCGGAGGGCTGGAACAACTGGGGCAACGCCGCCAACGAGGCCACCGCCCGCTACTCGGAGGTCGACTGCACCGGCCCGGGGGCCAGCACCGCCGCCCGGGTCGCCTGGGTCAAGAAGCTCACCGATTCCGAGATCGCCAACCTGACCGTGGCCAAGATCCTGGCTGGTACCGATGCCTGGGCTCCGCAGGACAGCGCGGGCGGCAGCCTCCGCTAG
- a CDS encoding pectinesterase family protein, protein MIRSFLHRCLAAIAVLVPTLGQAAVLQAVNSGGGAVAPFSADASFSGGGTYSSASTIATSGVVNPAPQSVYQSERNGNFTYTFGSLAPGVLHTVRLHFAELYHSAAGSRRFHVSINGAQVLTNFDIFAEAGGKNIAIVREFAAVANASGQIVVQFANGAADLAKSSGIEILEGVLYQVNSGGTAVAPFTADASFSGGSTYSTAAAINTGGVAGAAPQAVYQTERFGNFTYTLGSLGAGTTCTVRLHFAEIYHSAVGSRRFNVSINGTQVLANFDIFAAAGGKNIAIVREFAAVANASGQIVIQFANGAADQAKSSAFEVLSTPIGTAPVILAQPQSVIANAGASATLAATFGSTSSAPTYQWSRSADGLTFTDVAGATGPSLTLTASAANSGFYRVTATNAGGSVVSRAAHFGIPTTQGVTFAPANNATNLSIDQPLRLTFPSPPKLGPSGVLRIHDAATGAVVVSIDRSQFIGYTLFGGTLVNAARQTVQGKQMYYLPMAVYGNEVWVNLGVTQRLAYGKSYYVTMDPGLLVDSSNAAYPGITDTTAWRFSTRSAGPAAATATTGPAEITVGTDGAGDFATLQGAVDWIPQNNALQRTIRVKPGVYREPVYIGQNRGFVSLAGDGVDRQAVQLIQHYAAEVYGDGARGAGTLNIGCDDVTVRDMTIDNLAYIAQPNLAGAFAPPAAAFAGPINTLLTTGKRLVFDNVLIKGGQDTLYSVSGVAYFSRCEIWGSVDFIYGDALAVFDNCDIVQIRSTGGPITAPSTPYAQPYGMVFLNSRFPRALIANGYPYDVGVNTTNFMRPWRQDGATAIVNCQLGTHLTTKGWSEWGGREVTCRAREYGNTLIGGGAAPTPAQRQAAGAYWTNTLDPDYTGPPMTETAALVSSGSGTANRQAVIVDPAAYTLDAIFGNAYFNLGGWLPEAAPSKLSDGYGSAATGGQGGTAVTVTTTAQLLSYATSALPYIINVSGTIQVTGGAGSGGNRVDIKSNKTIQGVDGASTVIGTLNISTNNVIIRNLNITNPGTTVGSDGKYTDGGDGIQIWGGTNVHVSHCTLYDCADGCCDITQGADYITVAWCKFHYTAAALVHRFPMISGNTSTSRYRITLHHNWFAEGCHERMPSGSHNTVHLYNNYFSCAGNYYASDVRLDGRMVVQNNHYQGVNNPCTRNGGKAFLSGNLFASCTGNPGGYDTTAGTVTPNDPVFMPPYFHLLDDTANIAALVTAGAGNPQAAAVIPPADSLTAWRSANFTSGQISAGLANLVADPDGDGLSNLAEYALGADPGQKTPLPAAVRDGSGLTLTFTRPKGLPGVTYIGESTEDFTAWTTLPLEILQSGDPETIRVRDPLAGGNPKRRFLRLRFQFTAP, encoded by the coding sequence ATGATTCGTTCATTCCTTCACCGCTGTCTTGCAGCGATCGCGGTGCTCGTGCCCACCCTAGGCCAGGCGGCCGTCCTTCAGGCGGTCAATTCCGGAGGCGGCGCGGTCGCCCCGTTTTCGGCGGACGCCTCCTTTTCCGGAGGCGGCACCTACAGCAGCGCGTCCACGATCGCCACCAGCGGCGTGGTGAACCCCGCTCCGCAGTCGGTCTACCAATCGGAGCGAAATGGCAATTTTACTTACACCTTCGGCAGCCTCGCTCCGGGCGTGCTTCACACGGTGCGGCTGCATTTCGCGGAGCTGTACCACTCCGCGGCGGGTAGCCGTCGGTTCCATGTCTCGATCAATGGCGCACAGGTGCTGACGAACTTCGACATCTTCGCCGAGGCCGGCGGCAAGAACATCGCCATCGTCCGGGAGTTCGCCGCGGTGGCGAACGCGTCCGGGCAGATCGTGGTCCAGTTCGCGAACGGCGCGGCTGACCTGGCGAAATCGAGCGGGATCGAGATCCTCGAGGGGGTTCTCTACCAGGTCAATTCCGGTGGCACGGCAGTGGCTCCGTTCACGGCGGATGCATCCTTCTCCGGAGGATCGACCTACAGCACCGCGGCCGCGATCAACACCGGCGGTGTGGCGGGAGCCGCACCGCAGGCGGTTTACCAGACCGAACGTTTCGGCAATTTCACCTACACCCTTGGGAGCCTGGGCGCGGGCACCACCTGTACGGTGCGGTTGCACTTCGCGGAGATCTACCACTCCGCCGTCGGCAGTCGCCGTTTCAACGTCTCGATCAACGGCACACAGGTGCTGGCAAATTTCGACATCTTCGCGGCCGCGGGCGGCAAGAACATTGCCATTGTCCGGGAGTTCGCCGCGGTGGCGAACGCGTCCGGGCAGATCGTCATCCAGTTCGCGAATGGAGCGGCGGACCAGGCGAAATCGAGTGCGTTCGAGGTCCTCTCCACGCCCATCGGCACGGCACCGGTGATCCTTGCGCAACCGCAGTCGGTCATCGCCAATGCGGGCGCTTCCGCCACCCTGGCCGCCACCTTCGGATCGACGTCCTCCGCGCCGACCTACCAGTGGAGCCGTAGCGCGGATGGCCTCACCTTCACCGATGTGGCGGGGGCCACCGGTCCCTCGCTGACGCTGACGGCTTCGGCCGCGAACTCGGGGTTCTACCGCGTGACCGCAACCAATGCTGGCGGCAGCGTGGTCAGCCGTGCGGCGCATTTTGGCATCCCCACCACGCAGGGGGTCACCTTCGCCCCGGCGAACAACGCCACCAACCTCAGTATCGACCAGCCGCTGCGCCTGACGTTTCCCTCGCCGCCGAAGCTGGGGCCCTCCGGCGTGCTCAGGATCCACGATGCGGCGACCGGCGCGGTCGTGGTATCCATCGATCGTTCGCAGTTCATCGGCTACACGCTCTTCGGCGGCACGCTGGTGAATGCCGCGCGGCAGACGGTGCAGGGCAAGCAGATGTATTACCTGCCGATGGCGGTCTATGGCAACGAGGTGTGGGTCAACCTCGGCGTTACCCAGCGGCTGGCCTACGGGAAGAGCTACTATGTGACCATGGACCCCGGCCTGCTGGTCGATTCCTCCAATGCCGCCTATCCCGGCATCACCGACACCACGGCGTGGCGGTTCTCGACCCGGTCGGCGGGTCCGGCGGCGGCCACCGCCACCACTGGACCGGCCGAGATCACCGTGGGGACGGACGGCGCCGGGGACTTCGCCACGCTCCAGGGCGCGGTGGATTGGATTCCGCAGAACAACGCGTTGCAGCGCACCATCCGCGTGAAGCCTGGTGTCTACCGGGAGCCCGTCTACATCGGCCAGAACCGCGGCTTCGTCTCGCTGGCGGGGGATGGGGTGGACCGCCAGGCGGTGCAGCTCATCCAGCACTATGCGGCGGAAGTGTATGGCGATGGCGCGCGCGGAGCGGGCACGCTGAACATCGGCTGCGATGATGTGACGGTGCGGGACATGACCATCGACAACCTCGCCTACATCGCCCAGCCCAACCTGGCCGGGGCCTTCGCTCCGCCCGCGGCGGCCTTCGCCGGGCCCATCAACACGCTGCTCACCACCGGCAAGCGCCTGGTGTTCGACAACGTGCTCATCAAGGGCGGACAGGACACGCTCTACTCCGTCTCCGGCGTCGCCTATTTCAGCCGCTGTGAGATCTGGGGCAGCGTGGACTTCATCTATGGGGACGCACTGGCCGTGTTCGACAACTGCGACATCGTGCAGATCCGGAGCACCGGCGGCCCCATCACCGCGCCGAGCACCCCCTACGCGCAGCCTTATGGCATGGTGTTCCTGAACAGCCGCTTCCCGCGCGCGCTCATCGCCAATGGCTATCCCTACGATGTCGGCGTGAATACGACGAACTTCATGCGGCCATGGCGCCAGGACGGGGCCACCGCGATCGTCAACTGTCAGCTCGGCACGCACCTCACCACGAAGGGGTGGTCGGAATGGGGTGGCCGCGAGGTTACCTGCCGAGCCCGTGAATACGGCAACACGCTGATCGGCGGCGGTGCCGCGCCGACTCCCGCCCAGCGCCAAGCCGCGGGTGCTTACTGGACCAACACCCTGGATCCCGACTACACCGGACCGCCGATGACGGAAACCGCCGCGCTGGTTTCGTCCGGCAGTGGCACCGCCAACCGCCAGGCCGTGATAGTGGACCCCGCCGCCTACACACTCGATGCAATTTTCGGCAACGCCTACTTCAACCTCGGCGGCTGGCTGCCCGAAGCCGCGCCCTCGAAACTATCGGACGGCTACGGTTCGGCGGCCACCGGCGGCCAGGGAGGCACGGCCGTGACGGTCACCACTACGGCCCAGCTGCTGTCCTACGCGACCTCCGCGCTGCCCTACATCATCAATGTCTCCGGCACCATCCAGGTGACCGGCGGCGCGGGCAGCGGTGGCAACCGCGTGGACATCAAATCGAACAAGACGATCCAGGGTGTGGACGGAGCCTCGACGGTGATCGGCACCCTCAACATCTCGACCAACAACGTCATCATCCGCAACCTCAACATCACGAACCCCGGCACCACGGTCGGCAGCGATGGCAAATACACCGATGGCGGCGATGGCATCCAGATCTGGGGTGGGACGAATGTCCACGTTTCCCACTGCACGCTCTACGACTGCGCCGACGGCTGCTGTGACATCACCCAGGGCGCGGACTACATCACCGTGGCCTGGTGCAAGTTCCACTACACCGCGGCGGCGTTGGTGCACCGGTTCCCGATGATCTCGGGGAATACCAGCACCTCCCGCTACCGCATCACGCTCCACCACAACTGGTTCGCGGAGGGTTGCCACGAGCGTATGCCGTCCGGAAGCCACAATACCGTCCACCTCTACAATAATTACTTCTCCTGCGCGGGGAACTACTATGCCTCCGATGTCCGCCTGGACGGGCGGATGGTGGTGCAGAACAACCACTACCAGGGCGTCAACAACCCGTGCACCAGGAATGGCGGCAAGGCCTTCCTGTCCGGGAACCTTTTCGCCTCCTGCACCGGGAATCCCGGTGGCTACGACACCACGGCGGGCACGGTCACGCCGAACGATCCGGTATTCATGCCGCCGTATTTCCACCTGCTCGATGACACCGCCAACATCGCGGCGCTGGTGACGGCGGGCGCGGGAAATCCCCAGGCGGCCGCAGTGATCCCGCCCGCCGATTCCCTCACGGCGTGGCGGTCCGCGAACTTCACTTCGGGACAGATCTCCGCCGGGCTGGCAAACCTCGTGGCCGATCCGGATGGCGATGGCCTGTCCAATCTCGCCGAATACGCGCTGGGCGCGGACCCGGGACAGAAGACACCGCTCCCCGCGGCAGTACGTGATGGCTCCGGCCTCACGCTGACCTTCACCCGTCCGAAGGGGCTGCCAGGCGTGACTTATATCGGTGAGTCGACGGAGGACTTCACGGCCTGGACCACGCTGCCGTTGGAGATTCTCCAGTCCGGTGATCCGGAAACCATCCGGGTGCGAGATCCATTGGCGGGCGGCAATCCCAAGCGGCGCTTCCTGCGGCTCCGTTTCCAGTTCACGGCGCCTTAG
- a CDS encoding autotransporter-associated beta strand repeat-containing protein yields the protein MKPRFASASCCSARHRGCPRLIVVSLACLLASTSVHAADSAWILNNNGNWSTAGNWLGSTVADGAGSTATFNIDISADRTISLDSARTIGNLSFRDTAAGSNCYIIGGNSTLTLDNGANKPTISIYPRTGAIVARIDRPIAGTNGFQVLAPGGAASMGLGTANTFSGKVIIGAGASLRTDNGSSLGVRDPLTTLTSGTGDPTVVNYTEVISGGTLNISSLNHGTEYIKAAGTGWDGNGAVVNLNATQTNSLQQMELTGDATFGGSSRWDIRHATAASARLFQNGYTLTKTGSNQISLVNVRVIGGGNIIVNQGTLGVESGTILDGAGTVTVNTGGSFNLYENTGVTTRAVLMNGGSMNHTSGNANATYGGNITLNAATTMSQSGATGSMTLAGAIDGTGALLKTGPGTLHLNGANTFTGSTTVSTGTLQLATSSLASADIAITGGAVLDNAATGVAQTITGKLTVGRSGAAATDITGAVTFGAGGNLEIGPSARNGGTSAECTATIAKDLEFTGGGSVFFDLGSTTADLSDKVVVGEDLTLNGTTDIHVSALDGALGEGSYVLASYVGTLTGSAANLSLSGLPPSTRQTFTLSTTSVANAVTLDVAGTAANLVWIGDGAANAWDLNATANFNNGGQLGKFLNFDTVVFDDTGISSPPVQLSGTLVPGSLIVNASADYTFTGGGVISGITSLRKQGSGTLTVTGGSHDFSGGAIVAGGTLSVASLGNSGAVSPIGSSATITLQGGAIAFTGGSASSNKTLDLGAVGGGIAVPGAGSVLTLSGATPVTGTGTLTVSGAGALRFAQDNAAFTLATKVAGGGNVRLNPRVVAGATTSLEVGLTGANSGFSGNWILEGPASGSWRLSSASVTAANLGAVGIAVGAGAQLFASGVTITNPLTLTGKGYVETDGTNSGALRLDNSTYSGSSIIIAGSAKVGCLSTGNGIISGAVLRGATIGGNDDILTIGGSNGSSTGVIVFTGTVEDTTLDKIIVGGGGSSTSPQVLQVGSGTVSGSLGNVPIQLGSDAQPVQLRFHQADDAVAPATITSTGTNTEVHANTPGGEPMARGSRSSVHWLPGTSAWAPVPRRLPARRI from the coding sequence ATGAAACCCAGATTCGCCTCCGCTTCCTGCTGTTCCGCTCGTCATCGCGGATGTCCGCGCCTGATTGTTGTTTCCCTTGCTTGTCTCCTTGCTTCCACGTCGGTCCATGCCGCGGACAGCGCGTGGATCCTCAACAACAACGGCAACTGGAGCACCGCTGGCAACTGGCTGGGCAGCACTGTGGCCGATGGCGCGGGCTCCACCGCCACGTTCAACATCGACATCTCCGCGGACCGCACCATCTCGCTCGATTCCGCCCGCACGATTGGCAACCTGTCCTTCCGCGACACCGCCGCGGGCTCGAACTGCTACATTATCGGTGGCAACAGCACGCTGACCCTGGACAACGGGGCGAACAAACCGACGATCAGCATCTACCCGCGCACGGGAGCGATCGTGGCTCGCATCGACCGTCCCATCGCCGGCACCAATGGCTTCCAGGTGCTGGCCCCCGGCGGGGCCGCCTCGATGGGGCTTGGCACCGCGAACACGTTTTCGGGCAAGGTGATCATTGGGGCCGGCGCCTCGCTGCGCACGGACAACGGTAGCTCGCTGGGGGTGAGGGATCCGCTGACGACACTGACCAGCGGCACCGGGGACCCCACCGTGGTGAACTACACCGAGGTAATTTCCGGAGGCACTCTCAACATCAGCAGTCTCAACCATGGCACTGAATACATCAAGGCGGCGGGCACGGGATGGGATGGCAATGGCGCGGTGGTGAATCTCAATGCCACCCAGACCAACTCGCTGCAGCAGATGGAGCTGACCGGTGACGCGACCTTCGGGGGGAGCAGCCGCTGGGACATCCGCCATGCCACCGCGGCCTCCGCGCGCCTGTTCCAGAACGGATACACCCTCACCAAGACCGGCAGCAACCAGATCAGCCTGGTGAATGTCCGCGTGATCGGGGGGGGCAACATCATCGTGAACCAGGGCACGCTGGGAGTGGAGTCCGGCACCATCCTCGATGGGGCAGGGACGGTGACGGTGAACACGGGCGGCAGTTTCAACCTGTACGAGAACACCGGCGTCACCACGCGGGCGGTCCTCATGAACGGTGGATCGATGAACCACACCAGCGGCAACGCGAACGCGACCTACGGTGGAAACATCACCCTCAACGCCGCCACGACCATGAGCCAGTCCGGGGCCACCGGCAGCATGACCCTCGCCGGAGCGATCGACGGCACCGGGGCGCTGCTCAAGACCGGGCCGGGCACGCTTCATCTCAACGGGGCGAACACCTTCACCGGTTCCACCACGGTCTCCACCGGCACCCTCCAGCTCGCGACCTCTTCGCTGGCATCCGCGGACATCGCCATCACCGGCGGCGCGGTGCTCGACAACGCGGCGACCGGCGTGGCGCAGACCATCACGGGCAAGCTGACGGTGGGCCGAAGCGGCGCGGCGGCGACGGACATCACCGGCGCGGTGACCTTCGGCGCGGGGGGCAACCTGGAGATCGGACCTTCTGCACGGAACGGCGGCACCTCCGCCGAATGCACCGCCACGATCGCGAAGGATCTGGAGTTCACCGGCGGCGGCAGCGTGTTTTTCGACCTCGGCTCCACGACCGCCGATCTTTCCGACAAGGTCGTGGTGGGAGAGGATCTGACGCTGAACGGCACCACCGACATCCACGTGTCGGCGCTGGATGGCGCGCTGGGCGAGGGCAGCTATGTCCTGGCCTCCTACGTGGGAACGCTCACCGGTTCCGCGGCCAATCTTTCGTTGTCCGGCTTGCCGCCGTCCACCCGCCAGACGTTCACCCTCAGCACCACCAGCGTGGCCAACGCGGTGACGCTGGATGTGGCCGGAACCGCCGCCAATCTCGTATGGATCGGCGATGGCGCGGCCAACGCCTGGGACCTCAATGCCACGGCGAATTTCAACAACGGCGGTCAACTCGGGAAGTTCCTCAACTTCGACACCGTGGTGTTCGACGACACGGGAATCTCCAGCCCGCCGGTCCAGCTCTCCGGCACGTTGGTTCCTGGCTCGCTCATCGTGAACGCCAGCGCGGACTACACCTTCACCGGCGGCGGGGTGATCAGCGGCATCACCTCTCTGCGGAAGCAGGGCTCGGGCACGCTCACTGTAACGGGGGGGAGCCACGACTTCAGCGGCGGCGCGATCGTCGCCGGCGGCACCTTGTCCGTGGCCTCCCTCGGGAATTCCGGCGCGGTCTCGCCGATCGGATCCTCGGCCACCATCACGCTGCAAGGCGGCGCGATCGCGTTCACCGGCGGCAGCGCGTCTTCCAACAAGACCCTCGACCTGGGCGCCGTGGGCGGTGGCATCGCGGTGCCGGGAGCCGGATCGGTGCTGACCCTTTCCGGCGCCACACCGGTCACCGGCACCGGCACGCTCACCGTGAGCGGCGCGGGCGCGCTGCGTTTCGCGCAGGACAACGCGGCATTCACGCTGGCGACGAAGGTGGCCGGTGGCGGCAACGTGCGGCTGAACCCGCGGGTGGTGGCGGGTGCCACGACTTCCCTGGAGGTCGGGTTGACGGGGGCGAACAGCGGCTTCAGCGGAAACTGGATCCTGGAGGGGCCGGCGTCCGGGAGCTGGCGCTTGTCCTCGGCGAGCGTGACCGCCGCGAATCTGGGTGCGGTTGGGATTGCGGTGGGGGCGGGCGCGCAACTCTTTGCCAGCGGCGTGACGATCACGAACCCGCTGACGCTCACCGGAAAGGGCTACGTGGAAACCGATGGTACCAACAGCGGGGCCCTGCGCCTGGATAACTCAACCTATAGCGGTAGCTCGATCATCATCGCCGGATCCGCGAAGGTCGGCTGCCTGTCCACCGGCAATGGCATCATTTCCGGCGCGGTGCTCCGCGGAGCCACCATCGGCGGAAACGATGACATCCTCACCATCGGTGGCTCAAACGGGAGTTCGACCGGAGTGATCGTTTTCACCGGGACGGTGGAGGACACCACGCTGGACAAGATCATCGTGGGCGGAGGCGGCTCCTCGACCAGCCCGCAGGTGCTTCAGGTTGGAAGCGGGACGGTGTCCGGCAGCCTGGGCAATGTTCCGATCCAGCTCGGCAGCGATGCCCAGCCGGTCCAACTGCGTTTCCACCAGGCGGACGATGCGGTGGCGCCGGCGACGATTACCTCCACCGGCACCAACACCGAAGTGCACGCCAATACCCCGGGGGGGGAACCAATGGCAAGGGGCTCACGCTCATCGGTTCATTGGCTGCCGGGTACCTCGGCGTGGGCACCGGTGCCGCGGCGACTCCCAGCACGTCGAATTTGA